One part of the Arabidopsis thaliana chromosome 1 sequence genome encodes these proteins:
- the ATUBC2-1 gene encoding Ubiquitin-conjugating enzyme family protein (ATUBC2-1; CONTAINS InterPro DOMAIN/s: Ubiquitin-conjugating enzyme/RWD-like (InterPro:IPR016135), Ubiquitin-conjugating enzyme, E2 (InterPro:IPR000608); BEST Arabidopsis thaliana protein match is: ubiquitin-conjugating enzyme 18 (TAIR:AT5G42990.1); Has 9046 Blast hits to 9044 proteins in 385 species: Archae - 0; Bacteria - 0; Metazoa - 3956; Fungi - 2002; Plants - 1701; Viruses - 20; Other Eukaryotes - 1367 (source: NCBI BLink).) yields the protein MTSSSAPSRKALSKIACNRLQKELSEWQLNPPTGFRHKVTDNLQKWTIDVTGAPGTLYANETYQLQVEFPEHYPMEAPQVVFVSPAPSHPHIYSNGHICLDILYDSWSPAMTVNSVCISILSMLSSSPAKQRPADNDRYVKNCKNGRSPKETRWWFHDDKV from the exons ATGACCAGCTCTTCCGCTCCTTCACGCAAG GCTTTAAGCAAGATCGCGTGTAATAGGTTGCAGAAAGAGCTTTCTGAGTGGCAATTGAATCCCCCCACTGGATTTCGTCACAAAGTCACTGATAATCTTCAAAA ATGGACAATAGATGTTACCGGAGCTCCAGGGACACTTTACGCTAATGAGACTTATCAGCTTCAGGTTGAATTTCCTGAACATTACCCTATGGAAGCACCCCAg GTAGTGTTTGTTTCTCCGGCACCTTCACATCCACATATATACAGCAATGGACATATTTGTTTAG ATATTCTATATGACTCATGGTCACCAGCAATGACAGTGAATTCAGTCTGCATCAGCATTCTTTCGATGCTATCAAGTTCACCCGCAAag CAACGCCCTGCGGATAACGATCGTTATGTGAAGAACTGTAAGAATGGGAGGTCTCCTAAGGAGACGAGGTGGTGGTTCCATGACGACAAGGTTTGA
- the ATUBC2-1 gene encoding Ubiquitin-conjugating enzyme family protein, whose protein sequence is MTSSSAPSRKALSKIACNRLQKELSEWQLNPPTGFRHKVTDNLQKWTIDVTGAPGTLYANETYQLQVEFPEHYPMEAPQVVFVSPAPSHPHIYSNGHICLGIACYLLVTVCSAYAYV, encoded by the exons ATGACCAGCTCTTCCGCTCCTTCACGCAAG GCTTTAAGCAAGATCGCGTGTAATAGGTTGCAGAAAGAGCTTTCTGAGTGGCAATTGAATCCCCCCACTGGATTTCGTCACAAAGTCACTGATAATCTTCAAAA ATGGACAATAGATGTTACCGGAGCTCCAGGGACACTTTACGCTAATGAGACTTATCAGCTTCAGGTTGAATTTCCTGAACATTACCCTATGGAAGCACCCCAg GTAGTGTTTGTTTCTCCGGCACCTTCACATCCACATATATACAGCAATGGACATATTTGTTTAGGTATTGCTTGCTATCTCTTGGTTACTGTCTGCTCTGCATATGCTTATGTTTAG
- a CDS encoding copper ion binding / electron carrier protein (copper ion binding;electron carriers; FUNCTIONS IN: electron carrier activity, copper ion binding; LOCATED IN: endomembrane system; CONTAINS InterPro DOMAIN/s: Plastocyanin-like (InterPro:IPR003245), Cupredoxin (InterPro:IPR008972); BEST Arabidopsis thaliana protein match is: plastocyanin-like domain-containing protein (TAIR:AT3G53330.1); Has 2601 Blast hits to 1373 proteins in 66 species: Archae - 0; Bacteria - 0; Metazoa - 0; Fungi - 0; Plants - 2600; Viruses - 0; Other Eukaryotes - 1 (source: NCBI BLink).), whose translation MATARMKKIFSFVIVIFTLLFGCCSATVYKVGDSDGWTAKDHLYYHWTEDKEIHVGDSLIFEYDHNLNDVTQVSGGLEYEFCDSSFPKAVYNTGHDVVTFTEPGSYYFITSNHTQCTSGQRLGVFVVHDPSSPSPLPLPSKIIPSRHVYKVGDSKSWGVYDSDFYYNWSKEKQFNVGDGLLFEYNNEVNGVYEISGDLEFLNCDPTSPIAVHKTGHDIIKLTKPGIHYFISSEPGHCGAGLKLQVVVGTTLNVPKLSPLERLTRWLDILRHH comes from the coding sequence ATGGCCACAgcaagaatgaagaagatcttCAGCTTCGTGATTGTGATATTTACACTTCTCTTCGGTTGTTGTTCGGCCACCGTCTACAAAGTGGGAGACTCCGATGGATGGACTGCCAAGGACCACCTCTATTACCATTGGACCGAGGATAAAGAGATCCACGTGGGAGATTCTTTGATCTTCGAATACGATCACAACCTCAATGACGTCACACAAGTCTCCGGTGGTTTGGAATACGAATTCTGCGACTCTTCTTTTCCTAAAGCCGTCTACAACACAGGACATGATGTCGTAACCTTCACGGAACCAGGGTCTTACTACTTCATCACCTCAAACCATACTCAATGTACATCGGGACAGAGGCTTGGCGTTTTTGTCGTCCATGACCCGTCGAGTCCGAGTCCTCTACCACTACCGAGCAAGATTATTCCTTCTAGACATGTCTACAAGGTTGGTGACTCCAAAAGTTGGGGCGTTTACGACAGTGATTTCTATTACAACTGGAGTAAAGAGAAACAGTTCAATGTCGGAGACGGTCTCCTTTTCGAATACAACAATGAAGTCAACGGTGTCTACGAGATCAGCGGTGACCTTGAATTCTTAAACTGCGACCCGACTTCTCCAATAGCCGTGCATAAGACAGGCCACGATATCATCAAGCTCACCAAACCAGGAATCCATTATTTCATTAGCTCAGAACCGGGTCACTGTGGGGCTGGTCTTAAGCTCCAAGTCGTGGTCGGAACAACACTCAATGTTCCAAAGTTGTCACCTTTAGAGCGTCTCACAAGGTGGTTAGACATTTTAAGACACCACTAA
- a CDS encoding copper ion binding / electron carrier protein (copper ion binding;electron carriers; FUNCTIONS IN: electron carrier activity, copper ion binding; LOCATED IN: endomembrane system; CONTAINS InterPro DOMAIN/s: Plastocyanin-like (InterPro:IPR003245), Cupredoxin (InterPro:IPR008972), RNA-directed DNA polymerase (reverse transcriptase), related (InterPro:IPR015706); BEST Arabidopsis thaliana protein match is: plastocyanin-like domain-containing protein (TAIR:AT3G53330.1); Has 2845 Blast hits to 1561 proteins in 68 species: Archae - 0; Bacteria - 0; Metazoa - 0; Fungi - 0; Plants - 2844; Viruses - 0; Other Eukaryotes - 1 (source: NCBI BLink).), translated as MATARMKKIFSFVIVIFTLLFGCCSATVYKVGDSDGWTAKDHLYYHWTEDKEIHVGDSLIFEYDHNLNDVTQVSGGLEYEFCDSSFPKAVYNTGHDVVTFTEPGSYYFITSNHTQCTSGQRLGVFVVHDPSSPSPLPLPSKIIPSRHVYKVGDSKSWGVYDSDFYYNWSKEKQFNVGDGLLFEYNNEVNGVYEISGDLEFLNCDPTSPIAVHKTGHDIIKLTKPGIHYFISSEPGHCGAGLKLQVVVGTTLNVPKLSPLERLTRNRLHICDRFISWGIQVPSLCLLCNALDETRQHVFFDCPFSHEVWSFFCSNARVTPPRMFKDSARWLRHPCRDKKVAFILKLAYQASVYHIWRERNIRLNSNKSFP; from the exons ATGGCCACAgcaagaatgaagaagatcttCAGCTTCGTGATTGTGATATTTACACTTCTCTTCGGTTGTTGTTCGGCCACCGTCTACAAAGTGGGAGACTCCGATGGATGGACTGCCAAGGACCACCTCTATTACCATTGGACCGAGGATAAAGAGATCCACGTGGGAGATTCTTTGATCTTCGAATACGATCACAACCTCAATGACGTCACACAAGTCTCCGGTGGTTTGGAATACGAATTCTGCGACTCTTCTTTTCCTAAAGCCGTCTACAACACAGGACATGATGTCGTAACCTTCACGGAACCAGGGTCTTACTACTTCATCACCTCAAACCATACTCAATGTACATCGGGACAGAGGCTTGGCGTTTTTGTCGTCCATGACCCGTCGAGTCCGAGTCCTCTACCACTACCGAGCAAGATTATTCCTTCTAGACATGTCTACAAGGTTGGTGACTCCAAAAGTTGGGGCGTTTACGACAGTGATTTCTATTACAACTGGAGTAAAGAGAAACAGTTCAATGTCGGAGACGGTCTCCTTTTCGAATACAACAATGAAGTCAACGGTGTCTACGAGATCAGCGGTGACCTTGAATTCTTAAACTGCGACCCGACTTCTCCAATAGCCGTGCATAAGACAGGCCACGATATCATCAAGCTCACCAAACCAGGAATCCATTATTTCATTAGCTCAGAACCGGGTCACTGTGGGGCTGGTCTTAAGCTCCAAGTCGTGGTCGGAACAACACTCAATGTTCCAAAGTTGTCACCTTTAGAGCGTCTCACAAG AAATCGTTTGCATATTTGTGATAGGTTTATTAGTTGGGGGATTCAGGTCCCTTCACTTTGCCTGCTCTGCAATGCGCTTGATGAGACAAGGCAGCATGTGTTCTTTGATTGTCCTTTCTCGCACGAGGTATGGTCGTTTTTCTGCTCTAACGCACGTGTTACCCCTCCAAGGATGTTTAAAGATAGTGCAAGATGGCTTAGACATCCTTGCCGGGATAAAAAGGTGGCTTTCATTCTCAAATTAGCGTACCAAGCCTCAGTTTACCATATTTGGCGAGAGAGAAATATTCGGCTCAACTCTAACAAATCTTTCCCTTAG